From the Papaver somniferum cultivar HN1 chromosome 2, ASM357369v1, whole genome shotgun sequence genome, the window CTCTTGAGATACATTAAAGCCGAAATTCTCTCTTCTTTATACTACTTTCTTGAAATGATTACCCTCATCATTCACACCTCCACTTGATATATGCTGtcctcaaattagggtttctaattaAAACAGCCCAAAACCCTTTATAATAGGATTCTAAATCCCCATGATTACTTAGCTAGATTTTGTTGAGTGATCCGATTAAATTTTTAGCTACAAGTTGTTTTTCTTGTTgggtcgagatcgtctgtgctactgcttgtgtgtgccctatgtgctataccaatagaaacacgccacatcattcctctcattaaccatgactaactaaatagattttctatttatacaacactaatcgattaggaaagataattaattagttaaagaagatattacaaatccaagagaaaatactGTGTTTCcattggtgtggcacatagggcacacccaagcagtggcacagacgatctggaccctTTCTTGTTAGGATTCCGTTCCTTGCATTTCGTTTTCATTTAATTCCGAACTTAAATTTTCAGGGTATCAATTAATTAAAATGAGTTCATAGCAATATTTATATAGAGAGATCAGATCTTGTTAGGGTTTTTTTAGTTCAATAAAATCACAAGTGGTAGATTTAATAATTTGTATATTAACTATCTGATTAAATTAAAATgagtgattattgatttgattaattaaatACTCCAATTATTCGATCGAAGTTACAGTTGAAAAATTTACAGTCAATCTCTctctcttcttattcttcttcttctctagttAATATTGTTCATCTCCTCGGATCTCTAGTTATTACGCCCTTTAAATTCACTCttcttttattatttcatttcatGGGTTTCACATTCAATACTTAAAAATCGCCCCCATTAGAAATTGAAGTTGAGCAGTGAAAGAGTTGATGAAGCAGTAGTCAATTCAGTGGCGTGGGTTATCATCTTCTTTATGATCTTTACAAGGTAAAGTTTGGTTCTCTTTATGATTTATACTTTAATTCTAGCTTTATTTCATATCATTGTCAGTTGGTTGCAAACCCAATGTAAGTCCTTATTTCCACTATACATTCACATGTTTGAATAGTAAAAAGTGCTTAGTAATGGTGGGAATTGGAATCCCATATGAGTAGATATGGgttttgtttttacttttatAGTTTGATTTCAGTCATTCACTTTTTTCAGTCCTAGGTACTTTATTTTCTAATCTGAATTGAGCTTCATCCTGTCTCACCCTACTCTGTTTTTGTTCAATTCTGCTTTGATAAATTTGGCATTTCTCTAGTCTCCCATGTGACAAAAGTTTTTATAGATCTTATCCTGATGTACTCCCACTTtgggtgttccttgattctttttgAGCTTCGTCTTTAATTTGATTCTGttgcttcatttttattttttttcccatGGGATTTACAGTTTGGAGAATGTCTCGACCGCTTCAACGAGGTCATTCTTCTTGGAATTCTCTTAGTAAAGAAGACGTAAAGGATAAAGAAGACGACGATAGAACACGTTCACCTCGGGATCATACGAGTTTATTCTTGCGTTATCTTACTAGTTTATTTTTCCTAGACAATTCTAATTCTTCGAAAGTTGATAACGGATTTGGATCAGACACATTCACTATGGGAGGTTCTAAAAATCGTCAAAACATTATAATGGTGTTTCTTAGATTCAGCTTAGTTTTAATTGTACTGGTTGCAGTTTTTGGGTCTCTTTGGTGGGCAATTTCCATCTCTACTACATCGAGAGGTGTTATCTTTAAGGGTTACAGGAGGCTTCAGGAGCATCTCGTTTCTGATCTTATTGACATTGGAGAGATCTCTTTAGGTCCATCAAGGTTAAAGGAGTTGGAATTCTGTTCCGAGGAGTCTGAGAACTACGTTCCTTGTTTTAACGTTTCCGAGAATCTAGTTTCGGGTTATTCTGATGGTGGTGAATTTGGCCGTTTTTGTGGAGTTCAATTTAAACAGAATTGTTTGGTTCTTCCTCCACTGAATTACAGAATACCTCTCAGGTGGCCTACTGGAAGAGATGTAATCTGGGTTGCAAATGTTAAAATTACTGCGCAAGAGGTTCTTTCCTCCGGAAGCTTGACCAAGAGGTTGGCATCAGTTATTTTTTCTTCATAACCTTAATCGAACTATGCGGCTTATTGTATATTTGTTGAAACTGATATGTCTGATGCGCATTCCGTCCATATCATTATAGGATGATGATGTTGGAGGAAGATCAAATATCCTTCTGCTCAGACTCGCTTATGTTTGATGGGGTTGAAGATTACTCACATCAAATTGCTGAAATGATTGGATTGAGAAATGAATCTTATTTGATCCAGGCTGGGGTAAGTAATTGCTTGATTTCTTGAAGAATACTCGAATTAGTGCAGTCTGCAATTTCTGTTCTGCCTCCACATTTTACTTCATTTGCAACCTTTCTGAACATTCTCCTGTTTGATTGCTGTTAACTGTCGCTTAGAGACACTGCACTAGATATAACATGCACATAACTTGGACTTGGAGTGTTTCTCCTCTAATCCCTCCTGATCCTGCCTGTAGGGCATCAGTTAGTTTCCGAAATTTAGTATTAATTTTGTAGTATGGGACGGAATTTTGCAATTCCTCTTGTGAAACTTTCCATGCTAAGAGGTATTTTAGGCATAACAAGGAGAAAAAAACTGAACTAATACAATTACTCATCTTGGTTTACTTACGCTGTTCTAAGCTTAGCAACTTTAGGGGCTGTTCCATTTTTGCAGGTTAGAACTGTTCTGGATATAGGGTGTGGTTACGGTAGCTTTGGAGCGCATCTCTTTTCAAAGCAACTGATAACTATGTGTGTTGCCAACTACGAGGCTTCAGGTAGTCAAGTTCAGCTAACTCTAGAAAGAGGTCTTCCTGCAATGATCGGTTCTTTCGCTTCGAAGCAATTGCCATATCCATCTCTTTCTTTTGATATGTTACATTGCGCGAGATGTGGGGTTGATTGGGATGAGAAAGGTACCAAATTTGAGCTATTCTAGAATAATTTGTCTCTCTTATGTGACTCACATGCAGAAGAGTTTACATGTGGATGATGTAATAGTGTTTATTTATCTTCGTCTGATCCCTACCGGCTTGGGTACAAAAAATAGCTGCTCGAGTTCCATAACATATATCGGGTGCAGAACATCTGTTAGCCTCATTTTTAAAGTTGTTTTCCCTCATTACTTTTTCCCCTTTGGTGCCTAGAATGGGAATTAGAACATGACAGTTTACCTGCATGTTATATTGTGCTCTGCAGATGGCATATTACTAGTTGAGGCCGATAGAGTTTTAAGGCCAGGCGGATACTTCGTATGGACTTCCCCAATCACAAGTTCGCAGGGTTCACATCATAGCAAAGAGAATCAGAGAAAGTGGACATTTGTTCGCAGCCTTGCAGAAAATCTTTGCTGGGAGATGTTGTCACAACAAGATGAAACCGTTGTGTGGAAGAAGACGAGTAAAAGAGATTGTTATGCTTCACGGTAAGCATCCACTTTAAAACACATCCAATTATTTGTCAGTTTAGAATTAAACTGTGTTACTCTTTAGATGCAAAGTGAAACTACTGTGAATTTTCACCTGATTATCAGTTGCCTCATCATTTATCTCTAGGAAACCTGGTTCTGGACCATCTATCTGCAGTAAGGGACATGATGTCGAGACTCCGTATTATCTACCTCTCCAGCCTTGCATTGGAGCAACACTGAGCCAACGATGGATTCCTATAGAAATGCGAACTACCTGGCCTTCTAGGGCTAAATTGACCTCCACTGAACTCGATATTTATGGTAATGCATattttctctcttccttttcGTCTTGTTCTTATGGGATGCTATTGGCATGTGCCCGGACAAACAGTAGTATTCTATACTCTCACAAGGATACTTCTTGCATCCCAGTTCCTCGGTTCCAATTTTACTTATGAGTTGCCTTTTATGTTTATCAGGTGTGCATTCAGATGATTTTATTGAGGATGGCTTGAACTGGAATTTAGCAATATCTAATTATTGGTCCCTGCTCTCCCCACTTATATTCTCAGACCATCCAAAGAGACCGGGTGACGAGGACCCAACCCCTCCCTTTAATATGCTTAGGAATGTGCTAGATATGAATGCACGATATGGTGGGTTTAACTCAGCCTTGCTGGAAGCAGAAAAAACTGTGTGGGTCATGAATGTGGTCCCTAAAACCACCTCTAACCACCTTCCGCTAATCCTTGATAGAGGCTTCATCGGTGTATTACATGATTGGTATGTGTCACTCCTTTCCCTCCCTCCCCCACTCATTTTATGTGAATGTTTCCGGTTGCTAAAGAAGACTAACATTGAGAAACCTCATGCGTTTGATAGTTAAATATCTACCTGATCTATGGCGTTGGTACCTTGTCATTTTGTGATTTCCTTAAGTCAATGTTGTGGATGCAGGTGTGAGCCATTTCCGTCATATCCAAGAACTTACGATATGGTCCATGCTGAAGGATTGTTATCGCTTCATTCCAACCACTTACATAGGTGCCCCATGCTTGACTTATTCATCGAGATAGATCGGCTACTTCGACCAGAGGTACCCTTTTCTACCATTGCAGCCTCTTTTGTAATTCAGTATCTGGATAATTTGACCCTAGTAGGCTGGTAACTTGAAATTTATATGCAATAGAAACAACCAAGTGAATTTTAATACCTGAACTGAAGCCATATCTCTGATTGCTATGATAGTTGTCGTAAGTCATAGACTTCATGGAAATCCTAAATATCATCTTGGACTTTTCCTACAACCAAGCATTGCTGTTTCGAATGAGCTAACATCGTGGAATGAAATGCAGGGTTGGGTGCTATTCCGTGACAAAGCTTCTCTCATAGGAACAGCAAGAACTCTTGTGACAAGCTTGAGATGGGAGGCACGGGTGGTAGAAATCGAGAGTAATAGTGATGAGAGACTGCTTGTCTGCCAAAAACCTTTCTTCAAGAGAGACTAAATGAAGTAAATACACATTCCAAAGTGAGAAAAAAGAGGTACATAAAGAACTATTCATTTATTTTCATAAAGTGAGAGCCGTGAACCAGCGGAGCCCCGGAAGACAGTAAGGTTGTCCATAATACTTATATGTAATTACAGGAACAAAATTCAGGTAAGGGAATTGAGGGATCAAAAGGATTTTGAGTTTTCCCTGTTACATCTCTCCATTTGTAACAACATAAATCAAGATTGTATTtcaaatcaaattattcataaagtATAGTAGGAAAAAATAAATGATCCCTTTTATATAAGATAAAGATAATACAATTGCATCGTacttccttttttgttttttcctaGTAGAGTGCCCGTGCTGGCTCAGATTGGTTATCCCAGAAATGAAGCCCAAGTGCACCTCAGATTGGTAGTCCCAAACTCGTTTAGATTTCGTTCTCACAAATCTCACTAAAGAGAATTTGAAAGAACtgtgtttctcataataattaaTTTTCCATGAAGGCTGGTTGGTGTATTTGTTGTCGATAACAATCTCTAGGTTTCAGGAACAAAAAGGTTTCCTTTATTGATTTCTTAGCTAATGGTAGAACAAGATGATGCAATAAATAGCTAACAAAGGTGTTGACTTAGCACAACTGCTTCTTATGACTAAGGAAACACTAACATGGTTAGAATAGATTCAAATCTAGAAACTTCTAAATCTACGGAATGTTACATCCCTCGAGTTGGTGCATAGATATCAATCATGCCCAATTTGCCAATTAATGGGTGGCTGGCATGCACGGCAGACGACAAATTGCTCCTTCTTCTAGCTTTTCCTTTATTGAAATGTTTATCGATTTTTACTGGATTCTCTCCAATGCTTATAGCTATCTTGTTGTCGCAATACAACTTCATTAGTTTACACATAGGTACGAATAATTCTTCAATGATTTTCTCAAACCATATTAGCTCACATATTCCAGTAGCCATTGCCATCACGTTTTGTTTTTTTATGCTCCTCCAAGTGACTAGATTTCTTCAACATACGTAACATAACCAGAGGTtgactttcgatcttcaattgaACCAGCCCAATCTGCGTCAGTATAAGCTTCAATTCCTCTTTGCTCGTTAAAGAACAAGCCTCATCCAAGTGATCCTTTTAAATAtctaacaatcatgttgacaacGTCCAAGTGTTCTCTTCGTGGAGAATGCATAAAATGGCTCACCAACCTAACAACGAAAGCGATGTCAGGGCGAATATGGGAAAAATAGATTAGTTTCCAACTAGACTTTGGTCTCTGGTTGTATCAACTGCTTGCCTTCCCTTTGAGCTCCTAGTTTAACATTAGCATTGATTGCTGTCTCGACCGGTTTACAACCACTCAAACCAGCCTCATGAAGAAGATCCACCACATACTTGCATTGAGCTACCGAGATACCCTCTTTTGATCTTGCAACTTCTATAGGCAGAAAATATTTTAACGATCCCAAGTCCTTGATCTCGAACCCTCAGTTGTTAGCAACccgtcctctggttgatgtggtttaccgaGGCTATGATACcgagattgactttgttttcccaccaaatatttttctttcaattgtgggaacgtatgattttcaaatgtgtcagttGTCAAATTTTGAGAccaagcctaagtactttaggagattagaatcaacacatttgctTAGGAATGACCATCACCTTCATTATGTTCAACTGTGTAAGTCAAACCTGGTTGACTTTAAAGATtcccaattatttaggttattatcatGTGCTTTAAAATTCTTaattgagtttttacagactttaCAGCTTAAACCTTCGGATCTTGCTAATGAGGAAATCCATCCTAAAGAgatttatccatacccatttataAAACCTAAGCCTGAACCAGATTTAGATTTAGTTGTCTTAAATAAAACCTTAGATAAGGTTGTGCTCGGTTTGTTCATTCTTGTGGCCTATTGTTGTTCCCTTTTATTTGTGTTAGCTATATTTGGTTTGATGACCCACAATTGTTCcgactattgctatatgattttatgtggtgactaaCTCTAccgaagtctggctgaagacaataAACTTAACGGTCTATGAGAGGAAACTCATACTTTTGGTAATGTTGATgaagtccctctggaggacccgaTTGTTGTTGTACATTAataagtttttgtttttatttttattttctttcttatccTCTGGCGAAGGATTGTTACGCCTCATCCAGGAACTATCTTTTTCACTTACCTCTTTATTCCTATTGTTATctatatttttggtattgcactttaatttgaaacattgaggacgatGTTagctttaagtttgggggtaagggagaaaattTTAAAGTCGCGTAGTATCtgtttagctaagtttacataatttttctCACCGTAAAGATGGAAATTAGAATTGCTAGGGAATTTGACTTTCTAGACAGACAGTAAAAAATTTGACATTCTTGAGAGGATATAGAGAAACTGACATTTTGGAGAGGAAATAACCTTTGAGAGGGTTGTGATGGACCTAAACATCCATGCTGGAGAGACAATTAAtccagaaggaaatgccagaaagacaaatcaACCTCATCATAATAGTCTTAATTACTGGAATATGACTTTCTCTCAagagaaacttatcatcatcaacaagcggaacattcaaaatcaatgaagaaagttgaagacgttcaaggtttataaGAAACAATACAAGAAAGAACAAAATTtataatcaaagttgaagacttagttacaagagcaaagaaaatcaaatgatGTAAGTTGATGAATTTTATGACACCAAGATATTACAGGTTGTGAAGATTCAAGTAGTAAAGTCCTTCTCTCTTGGCCATGTTAATATTAGTTTTGTAATTATCGTAGTTGCAATTTTCctccaaaaaaattaaattaaaaattactgaaaatcaaaaagaaaaagaaaatatataaaaagaaTTGCATTTTGTAGTCAATTGTTCAACAAGGCCATGGAGAAGAAGAATCTATAAAGAAAATTTAAGCAAGAAGAAATTGAGGAGAAAAGATAATACAATGTCAAAGttctatgaagttcaagagtttatcatcaacagttgaagccgaagacgacaTGAAGCAATATGATAAAGTCGGGAAAAAATGCATAGTGCTTGCTCtattagtccgctttccatctggcacaaaatctatctggcactggttcaactcatcacacataCTCTCTCTCAATCCGCTGTTGAGTGGATaagaccagctgttgagcgggtctgtCTCCCGATGTTAATGCCACTGCGGAGTGGACAACTCTCCGTTGTTGAGTGGTAAAATCTCTCACAATGTTGTTACAGTTGTTTAACAGATCTCTCTCTTCCAGTTGTTGAACGGATCTCTCCAGTTGTTTAGAGGGTGCACTGATAGATGCTTTTCTCTTGCACTCTAATTACTTGGCGATAGGTTGAGAAAATTTATGTCCTCATATATCTATGGATACTTGTGACTAGTTAGGTTTTGTGGTACACCTCTTGTataccctcccgagactataactcggccattaGGTCCACCTAGGGATTTAAAGGCtagttgcacacgctaag encodes:
- the LOC113347339 gene encoding probable pectin methyltransferase QUA2 isoform X1 encodes the protein MGFTVWRMSRPLQRGHSSWNSLSKEDVKDKEDDDRTRSPRDHTSLFLRYLTSLFFLDNSNSSKVDNGFGSDTFTMGGSKNRQNIIMVFLRFSLVLIVLVAVFGSLWWAISISTTSRGVIFKGYRRLQEHLVSDLIDIGEISLGPSRLKELEFCSEESENYVPCFNVSENLVSGYSDGGEFGRFCGVQFKQNCLVLPPLNYRIPLRWPTGRDVIWVANVKITAQEVLSSGSLTKRMMMLEEDQISFCSDSLMFDGVEDYSHQIAEMIGLRNESYLIQAGVRTVLDIGCGYGSFGAHLFSKQLITMCVANYEASGSQVQLTLERGLPAMIGSFASKQLPYPSLSFDMLHCARCGVDWDEKDGILLVEADRVLRPGGYFVWTSPITSSQGSHHSKENQRKWTFVRSLAENLCWEMLSQQDETVVWKKTSKRDCYASRKPGSGPSICSKGHDVETPYYLPLQPCIGATLSQRWIPIEMRTTWPSRAKLTSTELDIYGVHSDDFIEDGLNWNLAISNYWSLLSPLIFSDHPKRPGDEDPTPPFNMLRNVLDMNARYGGFNSALLEAEKTVWVMNVVPKTTSNHLPLILDRGFIGVLHDWCEPFPSYPRTYDMVHAEGLLSLHSNHLHRCPMLDLFIEIDRLLRPEGWVLFRDKASLIGTARTLVTSLRWEARVVEIESNSDERLLVCQKPFFKRD
- the LOC113347339 gene encoding probable pectin methyltransferase QUA2 isoform X2, producing the protein MSRPLQRGHSSWNSLSKEDVKDKEDDDRTRSPRDHTSLFLRYLTSLFFLDNSNSSKVDNGFGSDTFTMGGSKNRQNIIMVFLRFSLVLIVLVAVFGSLWWAISISTTSRGVIFKGYRRLQEHLVSDLIDIGEISLGPSRLKELEFCSEESENYVPCFNVSENLVSGYSDGGEFGRFCGVQFKQNCLVLPPLNYRIPLRWPTGRDVIWVANVKITAQEVLSSGSLTKRMMMLEEDQISFCSDSLMFDGVEDYSHQIAEMIGLRNESYLIQAGVRTVLDIGCGYGSFGAHLFSKQLITMCVANYEASGSQVQLTLERGLPAMIGSFASKQLPYPSLSFDMLHCARCGVDWDEKDGILLVEADRVLRPGGYFVWTSPITSSQGSHHSKENQRKWTFVRSLAENLCWEMLSQQDETVVWKKTSKRDCYASRKPGSGPSICSKGHDVETPYYLPLQPCIGATLSQRWIPIEMRTTWPSRAKLTSTELDIYGVHSDDFIEDGLNWNLAISNYWSLLSPLIFSDHPKRPGDEDPTPPFNMLRNVLDMNARYGGFNSALLEAEKTVWVMNVVPKTTSNHLPLILDRGFIGVLHDWCEPFPSYPRTYDMVHAEGLLSLHSNHLHRCPMLDLFIEIDRLLRPEGWVLFRDKASLIGTARTLVTSLRWEARVVEIESNSDERLLVCQKPFFKRD